Proteins encoded together in one Anopheles darlingi chromosome 3, idAnoDarlMG_H_01, whole genome shotgun sequence window:
- the LOC125954280 gene encoding GDP-Man:Man(3)GlcNAc(2)-PP-Dol alpha-1,2-mannosyltransferase — MFCWCSLVYVLFFFASFVAIGLLTVSILLRQLIKYQRRKRCEENVKHVAFFHPYCNAGGGGERVLWCAVRALQNRYDDGVRLYVYTGDVDATASEILAKAERNFNLNLNADRISFVYLRKRRWVEAACYPHFTLLGQSIGSIVLGFEALLKLQPDVFIDTMGYAFTYPIFAFFGGCKIGCYTHYPTISTDMLRRVQSHTQSYNNRGYVAKNPFATWLKIVYYRVFSRIYGWVGRCADTIMVNSSWTENHIVSLWDVPYKTHRVYPPCEVSKLKQLEPTRSVESNGDDQQPGDDERIIILSVGQYRPEKDHPLQLQAMYELRTLLNNDEALWNRLRLLIVGSCRDEEDRERVKNMQDLAKHLSLENSVEFRVNVPYEQLLDCYRQATIGLHCMWNEHFGISVVDCMAAGLIMVANRSGGPLMDIIETSEGSQNGYLAFDAYDYARCIATILYNTPQYNAKLREAARASVERFSEKEFENGFLRAISPIMD; from the exons ATGTTCTGCTGGTGCAGTCT CGTGTacgttcttttctttttcgcgtCGTTCGTAGCCATCGGTTTGCTGACGGTGAGCATTTTATTGCGCCAGCTAATCAAGTACCAGCGGCGAAAACGGTGCGAGGAAAACGTGAAACATGTGGCTTTCTTCCATCCCTACTGCAACGCCGGCGGTGGCGGGGAGCGCGTTTTGTGGTGTGCCGTGCGGGCGCTCCAGAACCGGTACGATGACGGTGTGCGGCTCTACGTGTACACAGGTGACGTGGACGCAACGGCGTCGGAGATCTTGGCGAAGGCGGAGCGCAACTTTAATCTGAATCTGAACGCCGACCGGATCTCGTTCGTCTACCTGCGGAAGCGGCGTTGGGTGGAGGCCGCATGCTACCCTCACTTCACGCTCCTCGGTCAAAGTATCGGCTCCATTGTTCTCGGGTTCGAGGCACTGCTCAAGCTGCAGCCAGACGTATTCATCGACACAATGGGGTACGCTTTTACCTACCcgattttcgcttttttcggcGGCTGCAAGATTGGCTGCTACACGCACTAccccaccatcagcaccgacATGCTCCGGAGAGTGCAATCCCATACGCAAAGCTACAATAATCGAGGTTATGTAGCGAAAAATCCGTTTGCAACGTGGTTGAAGATCGTTTATTACCGCGTTTTTTCGCGCATCTACGGTTGGGTAGGACGATGCGCCGATACCATCATGGTGAACTCGAGCTGGACCGAGAACCACATCGTTTCGCTGTGGGACGTGCCGTATAAAACGCATCGCGTGTATCCGCCCTGCGAGGTGTCGAAGCTGAAGCAGCTTGAACCGACACGCAGCGTCGAAAGCAATGGAGACGACCAGCAGCCGGGCGATGACGAGCGAATAATTATCCTTTCGGTCGGACAGTACCGGCCGGAGAAAGATCATCCGCTGCAGTTGCAAGCTATGTACGAGTTACGGACACTGCTCAACAATGATGAGGCGTTGTGGAATCGGCTTCGTCTGCTAATCGTGGGATCATGTCGTGACGAGGAGGATCGCGAGCGGGTGAAAAATATGCAGGACCTGGCGAAACATCTATCCCTTGAAAATTCCGTCGAGTTCCGAGTGAACGTACCGTACGAGCAGCTACTAGATTGCTACCGCCAGGCGACGATCGGATTGCACTGCATGTGGAACGAACATTTTGGCATCAGCGTCGTCGATTGCATGGCGGCCGGATTGATTATGGTTGCTAACCGTTCCGGTGGTCCACTGATGGACATAATCGAAACCTCCGAAGGCAGTCAGAACGGGTATCTGGCGTTTGATGCGTATGACTACGCGCGATGCATAGCGACCATCCTCTACAATACGCCGCAGTACAACGCCAAGCTGCGTGAAGCGGCCCGTGCCTCCGTGGAACGGTTTTCCGAGAAAGAGTTTGAAAATGGATTCCTTCGCGCTATTTCTCCAATCATGGATTGA